GGCGACGCCATCCACCCGGCGGTCCTGCGCCAGATCCAGCGGGTGATCGAGGAGGGACACGCAGCCGGCCGGTGGGTCGGCCTCTGCGGAGAGCTGGCCGGGGATCCTGAGGCCATCCCGATCCTGCTGGGGCTGGGGCTGGACGAGTTCAGCATGGCCCCCCAGGCGATCCCCGCGGCCAAGGCCGTCATTCGCCGGTGGTCGCTGGATGTGGCCCGCGACCTCGCCCGGCGCGCCCTGCAGATGGATTCGGCGGAGGCGGTGCGCGCTCTGGTGCGGCAGACGCCCCCGGCCTGAGTCCCGGAGGTGAGCCCCGCGGCGTGGCGTGACAACGGGTACGGGGCCGCCGCGCAGGCCTTTCCTCCGGGCCCGGAGGCCCGCCACCGGCCCGGGCGCCTCCTTACAGGTCGTCGGGCAGCTCGGTGGGCACCGCCACCACCGACAGGCGCCTGCCATCCCGCAGGATCTCCAGCTCCAGGGACTGGCCCACGGGGTGGCGGCCCAGGATCCGCTGAAGATCGTCCGGGGAGGCGGTAGGCGTCTGCCCTGCCCGCAGGATCACGTCGCCCGGCCGCAGGCCGGCCGCCTCGGCCGCGGTCCCCGGCTGGACCTCCACCACGCGTACGGCCGCCGCCGGCGCGGGCCCGCCAGCGCCCGGCGGCAGGCGGACCGCCTGCCCGGCCACGCCCAGGTAGCTGCGCCGCACGCGACCGTCGCGAATCAGCTGGCCGGCCACCCAGCGGGCGGTGTTGCTGGGGATGGCGAAGCAGATGCCCTGGGATCCCAGGATGATGGCGGTGTTGATGCCCACCACCCGTCCCCGGAAGTCCACGAGGGGCCCGCCGGAGCTGCCGGGGTTGAGAGCCGCGTCGGTCTGGATGACGTTCTCGATGAGCCGGCCGGTCTGGGCCCGCAGGGTGCGCCCCAGGGCGCTCACGACCCCGGTGGTGACCGTCGCCTGGAACCCCAGCGGGTTGCCGATGGCGATCACCAGCTGGCCGACCCGCAGCGCGGACGAGTCTCCCAGCTCCGCGCAGGGCAGTCCCGTGCCCGGGACGCGCACCACGGCCAGGTCGGTGTGGGGGTCATCGCCGACCAGCTCGGCGATCATCTCCTGTCCGTCGGGCAGGCGGACCTCGATCCGGTCGGCTCCCCGCACCACGTGGCTGTTGGTCAGGATGTAGCCGTCGGGGGCGATGAGGACGCCGCTGCCGGCGCCGCGCATCTCCGGCAGGCCGCGCCGGCGCCAGGGATCCGGAGCCCGGCGGGCCATCCCCACGCTGACCACCGCCGGACCGACGAGCTCCACCGCGGCCACCACGGCGCGGGAGTAGGCATCCAGGGCTTCCCCGTCGTCCACCTGGCGGCCGGGGGACGGCTGGTGCGCGTCGTCGGTGAAAGCTAACGGTACGATCCGCACCCTGTCACCTCCACACCCGTCTTAACGCGGGGCGTCGTCGCGCTATTCCGTGGCATTGCGCCCGACGCCACAGGGAGGGTCCCCGGTGGCAGTCGGCCCGCGCCGGCCCTCCCCCCGTGATCCGACCCGGCTATACCATCGGGAAATTGGGGTCAGACCCCGATGTCGCGTCTGCGGCGGCGAGGGGCGATGCCGGAGGAACGGGCCTGCTGGCCGGCGCCTAGTCCCGCTGTTCCTCTTCCACCGCTACTCGCTCGCTGACCAGGACGGGCACGCCGCCCTCCACCCGGTACTCCCGCACCACCCGCCGACGCAACCCGCCCCACGCCGTGACCACCTCTTCCCGTCGCGCCACCAGCCGGCCCCCGCGGAAGGTGTCCACGGTGCGGACGACGGTGTCGCCTTCCACGACGACCGACTCGACGGTCGTCGGCCCCTCCGATCGGCCCCCCGCCGGGCCGGACCGGCTGCTGGCGGACGTCGCAGCGGGTCCCGGAACCGGAGGCCGACCTGCCAGGTAGGGCGACGGGTCCACCGCCCGCCCCCGGACCCGGATCTCAAAGTGCAGGTGGGACCCGCTGCACCGGCCCGTGCACCCCACCCGGGCGATGGGCTGCCCCGCGCGCACCGCGTCTCCCGCCCGCACCAGCAGCGACGACAGGTGGCCGTACAGGGTCTGCAGACCATCCCCGTGGTCGACGATCACGGTGAGCCCGTAGGCGTAGTACCACCCCGCGTGGGCCACGCGCCCGGCCCGCGCCGCCACCACGGGCGCGCCGTGCTCTCCCGCGATGTCGACCCCGTCGTGGCGGGCGCCGCCCCGCGCGCCGAAGCCCGACAGGACCTCCCCGCGTAGCGGCCACACAAAGTCCGCCGGCGCGGTCCCGCGGTCGGGCGGGAGGCGCGCCGGGACCGGGATGGCCAGCCGCTGGCCGACATAGATCCGGTGGGGGTCGGACAGGCCGTTGGCGCGGACGATGGCCTCCACCGTGACCCCGTACCGGCGGGCGATGCTCCACAGGGTGTCCCCGGGACGCACGACCACGGTGATCAGGTAGACCGCAGGCGGGGAAGCGGGCTGGGCGCGAAGGCCCGCCGGGGCCAGCAGGATCACCAGCGCCGACGCCGCCACCGCGAGGCCCGCGCGGTACGACCTCATCCGTCCGCCTCCACCCACTCCCATGCCCGCGCCCGGCCGACCCCACACCCGCCGGTCTACGAGGGTCAGAAGAGGGGGCACATCCGCTGCGGAGGCGCAGGCCCCGGTACGGCCGGGCCCCCCGCGGCAGGCGGCCGCGGGCGACCGGCGAACTACCACCCAGCGTCCGATGACGATCCCCGGCTCCGTGGTCCACACCCGGAGGTGGCGGCTCCCGCCGCTTCCTCCCCGGCGGCGCCGCCTCATCCTGGCGGCCGCGGCCCTCGTCGCCGTGGTGGCCGCGGCGGGGTCCGGGCTGCTGGTGGGCGTGATCCTGGGGCTCGTGCGCCACCTGCCCGACATCTCGCCCATCTACACGCCGCCCGGGGAGGCCACGCGCGTCTACGCCCGCAACGGAGAGCTCATCGCCAGCCTGTACCGGGAAAACCGCGTGGTCCTGCCGCTGGGCGAGATTCCCCTGACGCTGCGCCGGGCCGTCATCGCCATCGAGGACGAACGCTTCTACTCCCACCCCGGGGTGGACATCCGCGGCACCGTGCGCGCCGTGTGGCGCAACCTGCTGGCCCGCGAGATCGTGGAGGGCGGCAGCACCATCACCCAGCAGCTGGCGCGGTCGCTGTTTCTGACCCGGCGCCGTGCCCTCAGCCGCAAGCTGGCGGAGATGGTCCTGGCGGTGGAGATCGAGCGGCGGCTGACCAAGGACGAGATCCTGGAACGGTACCTGAACGAGGTGTACTTCGGCCACGGCGCCTACGGGGTGCAGATGGCCGCCCGCATCTACTTCGGCAAGCCCGCCGGGGACCTGACCCTGGCCGAAAGCGCCTTCCTCGCCGGGCTGATCCGGGCCCCGTCGGCCTACGACCCGTTCCGGGACCCTGTCCCCGCCCGGCGGCGCCAGTCCCTGGTCCTCCAGCGCATGGCCGCCCTCGGCTACATCACCCGCCAGCAGGCCGCCGCAGCCGCCGCCGAGCGGCTGCGCCTGCAGCCGGAAGGCAACGCGGGTCTGGTGGGCGTGCGGGCCCCCTACTTCATCTCCTACATCCTGCCCCAGCTGCTGGAGCGGTACGGGGAGGAGACGGTCTACACGGGCGGGCTGAGGGTGTACACGACCCTGGACCCGGCCCTGCAGGCCGAGGCCGAGCGGGCGGTCCGCCGGGGCATTGAGGCGGCCCGGACCGCGCAGCTGAACGTCACCCAGGGCGCCCTGGTGGCGCTGGACCCCCAGACGGGGCACATCCTGGCCATGATCGGCGGCTACGACTTTGCCCACAGCCAGTTCAACCGGGCATGGCAGGCCCGCCGCCAGCCGGGCTCGGCCTTCAAGCCCTTCGTGTATCTGGCCGCCCTCATGCAGGGCATGCCGCCGACCACCATCATCGTGGACGAGCCCATCGAGTACGACACCCCCCAGGGGATCTGGAAGCCCAAGAATTACACCGAGGAGTTCGCCGGCCCGGTGCGCATGCGCCAGGCCCTGGAGCGGTCCATCAACATCCCCGCCATCCGCACCCTGGAGCAGGTGGGGCCGGTGCGGGTGGCCCGGCTGGCCCAGAAGATGGGTATCCGCAGCCCCCTGCGGCCGGACCTGTCCCTGGCTCTGGGGTCCTCCGAGGTCACCCCACTGGAGCTGACCTCCGCCTATGGCGTGCTGGCGGCCCTGGGAGTCCGCGCCGAGCCGCTGGCCATCCTGCGGGTGGAGGACCGCCTGGGCCAGGTCCTGGAGGAGCACGCGCCCCGGCGGGAACTGGTGGTGCCGCCCGAGTACGCCTACGTGATGACCGACATCCTCAAGGGGGTCATCCTGCGGGGGACCGGCCGGGGAGCTGCCCTGGGGCGGCCGCTGGCGGGCAAGACCGGCACCACCGACGACTACCGCAACGCCTGGTTCATCGGATACACCCCGTACCTGGTGACCTCGGTGTGGGTGGGTAACGACGATAACTCCCCCATGGTGAAGGTGGTGGGGGCGACGGTGCCCGCGCGCATCTGGCGGGCGTTCATGCAGGCGGCTGTCGGGCGCTATCCGCCCGACGACTGGCCCGAGCCGCCGGGCGTCGTGACGGTGACCGTGTGCGGCACCTCGGGCCTGCGCGCCACGAGCAGCTGCGACGACCCGCGCCGGGAGGCATTCATCCGGGGCACCGAGCCCACCGACTACATGACGGCCCAGCCTTCGGAGACCCGGCTCGCCCGCCAGTGGACCCGGCAGCAGGCCGCTGCTCCGCCCCCGCCGCCCTCACCGCCGCCGGCCGAGGAGGTCTCCCCCGCGCCGCCCGAAGCCTCCGCGGCCACCCCGGCCCCGAGTCCCCCGCCACAGTCTCCCGGCACAGGCGCGGCTCCGGCCGTCCGGCCGCGGCTGGTCCTCCTGGCGCCGCGGGACCGGGAGGTGGTCCGGTCGCCCTTCACCATCGAGGGCCGGACGGAGCCGGGGGCGGTGGTGTACGTCACCGTGCAGTACGCCTCCGGAGCGACGCCGGTCAGCGTGGCGGACATGGTGCGGGCGGGTGACGACGGGCGGTTTTCGTACACCTTCGGGCCGGCGGACGTGGTACCCGGGGTGCGCTACATCGTCACCATCACGGTGGTGTTCGCCGACGGCCAGCAGATGTCCGGGTCGTTCACCGTGGTGGAAGCCTCCGGCCCGGCCGGGGATGGACTCCGCTGACGCACAGACGACTGGGGGCCGGCTCCCCGGCCCCCCGTCCACCCCTCTTCCTTCCTCCCTTTCCCTCTCAGTCACGCCGCCTTCCGTTCGGGCGCGCGGGACCGGGCACCCCACCGGACGAAGGCAGGCCCCGCCTCGGCGCGCATGACGAGCGCGCTCCAGACGAACCACACCGTCATCAGGGCGAAACTGGACACGAACAGCACCACGTGGGGGATGAACCCGCCCAGGAACATGGTGGTGCCGGCCACGGCGCTGAGGTAGCCCACGCCGGCGTAGTTCTTGGTGCGCAGCATCACCACCCCCAGCACGATGGCGCCCAACCCCACGGCCACTTGGCCCAGCGCGAACATGGACATCTCCACGCCCTGCAGGGACCGGAACATGTTCGCCGCTCCCGCCTGGTTGCCGCGGTAGATGGCGGCCGCGGCGCTGTAGCCCACCTGACGGATCAGGGCGGCCGCGCCGAATCCCACGGCGCCTCCGATGCCGAACAGGGGGCCGATCCGGGCGCTGGCCGGCGCCTCGTCCCCGAACCGGTCCCCCAGCGCCAGGAACAGGACGGCGCTCATCAGGGCGGCCAGCAGGCCTCCCAGGACATTCACCAGCCAGAACAGGACCTGGTGCTTGGTGATGAAGGCGATGTACTTGTGGGGGTTGGTCTGGTCGGCCAGAGGCAGCCCGGCCTGGGGGAAGAACCATACCAGGCCCACAAACAGCAGGGCCGTGGCGATTCCCGCCAGCACCCCGGCCTCCCCGCCGACGCGGCGAAGGTTCTCCATCGGGATCCCCTCCCAGGCAGCCGGCGGCAGAGTCCGGGACAGGCCGGCTGCCGACAGTAGTCTGCCCCGCCGCGGGGGATCCTAGTCGGCCTGCCCCCGCCGAAAGGGCCGCGGCGCGGGTGGTCCCGCGCCGCGGGTACGCCCGTCCGATCGGCAGCCGTCAGTGGCTGCCCGAATTGCTGCCGCTGCGGTCGTCGTCATGGTCGTCATCGGCGTCGTGATCGTCGTCATCGTCGTCGTCATGATCGTCGTCCTCGTCATCCCGGTCGCCGGAGCCCGCCCCGCCCGGCCCGCGGCCGCCGGAGTCCGACAGAACCCGCCGCTGTTCCTCCACCAGGACCAGCACGCCGTTGCGCAGGCGCCACTCCCGCCGGATCTCCACCCGCTGGCCGTCCTGGACCACCAGGAGGCGTTCCTCCATCTCGACCACCTGGCCGGCGGCGTCGAACCCGGTCTCGACCTTGTGGATCGTCTCCCCCCGGGCGTTGAGGACTTCGCGCTCCTCCCCCACCAGGACACCGTTTTCGAATTCCTGTTCCACCTTCGTGGTCACCCCGTTGGAAACGGTGACCACCTCCCGGCTGACCACCTGGCCGTTCTGGAACACCTCCTCGGTCTTGCTCAGGAGCACACCCTGCGGGCTGAAGACCTTGACCTCGACCTTCACCAGCGCCCCGTCCACAAAGGTCCGCTCGGTCACCACCCGGTTCCCCTGGGGATCGGTGGTCACCGACTCCTCCACGGTGACCCGGGGTTGGGCCGTCGCCTGGACCGCCGGGGTCAAGGTCCCGGCCACCGCCACCAGAACCACCAGCAGCCGCAGGCCGATCCACGTCCACCTCATCTCCGTCACCTCCACGGCAGGATGGGCTGCCTGCCCTCCACGGGCGATTCTTCCACGGCCGCAGGCGGCGTGCGCTTACAGGTGCGTGAGGGCGCCCTTACATCTGTGTGAGCGACCCGGGCGGGGGGCACAGGGACGGTCGGGGGGCGACCCGAATACCCCTATGTGGCCATTGACCTGCACGAGACCGAGGTACGCCCGTCGGTGGTGGTGTACACCGCCGGAGGAGACGGGATGGCCACCGCCTACGGCGCCAACGCCGTCGCCCTCATCGGCGCGGACGCCGTGCTGGTGGTGGACCCCCTGATCTCCCCGGCGCTGGGCCGGCAGATCGCCGAGGCGGTACGGGAGCGCACCGCGGCGCCGGTGCGGTTCGTGGCCTTCACCCACCACCACACCGACCACACCTGGGGCGCGGCGGCCTTTCCCGGCGCGGCCGTCCTCGCCCACCGGGCCTGTCGGGAGCGCATGGCCGAGGAGCACCCGGCGCTGCTCAGCAGTCGCCGCGCGGACCCCACCCTCGCACCCCTGTTCGCCGACGCCTCGCCGGTTCTGCCCCAGGTGGTCTACGACGAGGGGCTGGTGGTGCACCTGGGAGGCCTGGAGGTGGAACTGTGGCACCCCGGATGGGGACACACCCCGGGCGACACGTTCCTGTTCCTGCCCGACGAGCGCGTGGCCATCTGCGGGGACCTGGTCTTTGCCGGCTACCACGTCAACTACGAGCACGCCTCCCTGCCCGGCCTCCGCCAGGGGCTGCGCGCGCTGGCGGCCCTGGACGCCGACGTGTTCATCCCGGGCCATGGCGCGCCGGGCGGGGCCGAACTGCTGGACGCCCAGGCCCGCTACCACGACGAGGTGGAACGGGTCGTGCGGGAGGGTGTGGCGGAGGGGCTGGACGACGACGCGCTGGTCGAGCGCATCGCCGGCCGGTTCCCCGACCACCGCCTGCGGATGGTCCTGCCCACCACCGTCCGCCGCCTCCGCGAGCACGTCCAGCCGGCCCGCTGAGGATCCCTCCCGGGGCGGCCGCGCGCAGGGAGCGGCCCCCACCGGCACGTCCCACCGCTCGCTCAGCACAACCAGGGCAAAAAGCGCCGCGTGGCGCGCCGGTAGTCGTCGTACTCCGCGTAGTGCCGGGCCAGCCAGCGTTCCTCCCGGGACGCCTTCGCCCCGAAGAAAGCCGCCACCGCCAGGGCGAGGGTCAGGTGGAGCGCGCTGCCCCGATACACCGCCCACCCGCCGGCCAGCAGGATCACTCCCGTGTAGATGGGATGGCGCACCTTCCGGTAGATGCCGTGGCGCACCAGCCGCGCTCCCGGGCGCGGCACCGGCAACGGGGACAGCGATCGGCCCAGGGCGCGCGCCCCGGCAACCAGAAAGACGACCCCGCCCGCCGCCAGCAGGAAGGCGGCCGCCACCGCCCAGGGGGCCCGGGGCACCAGACGCGGCCCCAGCGGCGGGGCCGCCGCCAGGGATACCAGCAGGACTCCCTGGGCGACCACCCACCATTCGCCGCGGGATCCCCGCCACCAGGGAGCGCCGTTCATCGCCGGGCACTCCTGAGCGCGGCGCGGACGAGCAGTGCCACGCCCACCGCGGCCGCGTTCACGACCAGATCCCCAACCTCCGCCGACCGGGAAGGCGTCACGCCCTGCAGGAGCTCCAGCAGCAGCCCGTACCCCCAGGCGAACGCCGCCGCCCGCCCTACCGGCTGCCAGGTCGCCAGCAGCACCGCCAGAACGCCGTACCCGACCACATGCCAGACGGCGCCGCCCCGCCCGCCCAGGGAGGGGGGCAGCAGGGAAGCCACCAGGACGGCCGCCATCCACACCCCCGTGGCGGCGCGGAGGAGAAGCGGCCGACTCTTGCGGGCGGGGACGGCCTGAGGGGCGCGCATCGTGTGCGAGTTCTACCGGTCGGGCCGGGCAGCCACCGCGGCTTCAGGCCGACCTCCCGCAGGTCGTCGGCTGGCCCGTCAGCCGCCGGCGAGACTGCGCGCGTATGCGCCCCGGCCCCGACGATCGGAGGACGAGGGAGTCGCGGCCTCCCGGGTCCCGTGTTCCCCCGCGTCCCCCGGAGAGCGCGCCCGACGTCCCGCGCGCCGCTAGCGGACCTGGGCCACCAGCTTGGTGGCCTCGCCCTTGGCGGGAAAGCGTCCGGCCTCGCGCTTGCTGAAGACTTCCCGGCCGTTCACCTTCACCACGAACCGGCCGTCGGTGAAGGGCACGATCTCCAGCCGGCTGATGTGTTCCCAGTGGTCTGTGAGGATCTCCTCCGCCACACGGGCGGCGTGTCCCTGATACCCTCACTCGGCGCAGTATTCGATCAGCACGTGGAGCCTGTCGGCCATCGCGTCCTCCTCCCCGGGGCGATCGATGCGAATGATTGTCCGCCGGAGCCGGCGGTTCCTCCCCGTCCCCGCGGACGCTAGGCTTCCGCCGGCCGAAACGCCGCCAGGGCCGCCACGCAGGTGACCGCGGCCACGCCGGCCACCACCGTCAGGTCGGCCGCGTACGGGTGGGCCACGAGGGCCGCCGCCAGAGCCGACCCCTCGTACAGCACGCCCCGCAGGGCGTCCACTCCGTAGGTGAGGGGATTCACCCGCATCAGGGTCGCCATCCACCCGGGGACCCCCCGTAGGGGGAAGAAGGCTCCCGACAGCAACCACATGGGCACCACCAGGAAGTTCATGACCACCTGGAAGCCCTCCATGCTGGACATCCGCGCCGCAATGGCCAGTCCCAGGCTGGTCAGCGCGAACGCCATCACAAACATGACGACCCACAGGCGCACCAGCTGGCCCGGGGCGACCTGGATGCCCACCAGCGGCGTCAGCGCCAGCAGCAGCGTCCCCTGGACCCACGCCACCGTGGCGCCTCCCAGGGCCTTGCCCAGGACGATGCTGGCCCGGGACACCGGGGCCACCAGGATCTCCTTGAGAAAGCCGAACTCCCGGTCCCAGATCACCGACACGGCGGAGAACAGCGCTGTGAACAGAACCGTCATCCCCAGCACCCCCGGGAAGATGAAGGTGCGGTAGTCAAACCCCGCCGGCGCGGCCGCGGCGCGGAAGGTCGCCCCCACACCCGTGCCCATGACCACCAGGTAGATCAGGGGCTGCCCCAGCGCGCCCACCAGGCGGACCCGCTCGGCGGTGAAACGGATCACCTCGCGCAGCCACACCGCGAACACCGCCCGCACCTCGTGGCGCCAGGTGCCGATCTCGGACCCATCCGAGTCCCTGCGAGCTTCCATCACGACCGCCTCCAGACCCGGGCGTGCAGGCGCATCCGGTCCACGGGAGACGCTTCCTCGTCCCGGATGGCATGCCCGGTAAGCTTGAGAAACACGTCCTCCAGGGTCGGCCGCTGCACCGTCACCGCCTCCACCCAGCGCGGGAAGGCGCGGACGACCTCGGGGACGAAGGACGCGCCGTCAGACCTCTCCAGGATCACCTTCCCGTCGGTCACCCGGGCATCGGTGCCGAAGCGCTCCCGCAGGGCGGCCGCCAGGGCGGGAGGATCGGGAGCGGTCAGGGTGATGACGTCGCCGCCCACCCGGGCCTTGAGGGCCTCGGGGGTGTCCAGTGCCACCACGCCCCCGTGGTCGATGATCCCGATGCGGTCGCAGTGTTCGGCCTCGTCCATGTAGTGGGTGGTCATGAACACCGTGACCCCCTCCCGCCGCCGCAGGTCCCGCACATACTCCCAGATGCGGGCGCGGGTCTGGGGGTCCAAACCCAGGGTGGGCTCATCCAGGAACAGGACCCGGGGATGGTGCAGCAGGCCCCGGGCGATCTCCAGCCGCCGTTTCATCCCACCCGAAAACGTCGCCACCAAGGCGCGGCGGCGGTCGGCCAGATCCACCATGGCCAGGACCTCGTCGATCCGCCTCGCCGCCACCGCCGGCGGGACCCCGTACAGCATGGCGTGGAAACGCAGGTTCTGCTCGGCCGTCAGCCGGTTGTCGAGGCTGGGGTCCTGGAAGACGATGCCGATGGACCGGCGCACCTGCTGGGGCTGCCGGACCACGTCGTAGCCGTTGAGGACTGCACGGCCGGCCGTCGGCCGGGCGAGGGTGGCCAGGATCCGGATGGTGGTGGTTTTGCCGGCGCCGTTGGGACCCAGAAAGCCGAAGATCTCCCCCTCCTCGACCGCAAACGTCACCCCCGCCACCGCGGTGACCGGCCCAAAGCGCTTGACCAGGTCCTCGACGTAGATGATGGCCACCTGAGCCTCATTCGTACCGCAGGGCCACGATGGGGTCCAGGGCCGCCGCCCGGCGGGCGGGGTAGTAGCCGAAGAAGACGCCCACGGCCACCGCGAACGCCAGGGCCAGCAGGACGCCCCCGGGGGCGAGGACCGTCGCCCACCCGAACGCGCGGGTCAGCATCCGCGCGCCTGCCACCCCCAGGGCCAGCCCCGCCACCCCGCCGCCCGCGGCCAGCAGGACCGCCTCCACCAGAAACTGCAGCAGGATGTCCGCCCGGGTGGCGCCCACGGCCTTGCGCAGGCCGATCTCCCGGGTGCGCTCGGTGACCGAGACCAGCATGATGTTCATGATGCCGATCCCGCCCACCAGCAACGAGACCGCGGCGATCCCGCCCAGCAGCAGCGTCATGGTGCGGCTCACACCCTCCAGGGCGCCCAGGATGTCCGCCTGGTTGAAGATGCGGAAGTCGTTGTCCTCCCCCGGGCGGAGGCGGTGGCGCGCCCGCAGGACCTCCTCCACCCTCGCCTGGGCGGCCGACATCTGGTCGGCGCTGCGGACCTTGATGTAGATCTGGCGCACGTTGGTCACGCCGAACAGCCGCTTCTGGGCCGTCGACAAGGGAACCAGGACCACGTCGTCGCGGCTGCCGCCGGGGCCGGGGGCGGCCCCTTTGGCCTCCAGAACACCGATGACGGTGAACGGGACGCGGTTGATGCGGATCCGGCTGCCCACGGGGTCGGCGTCGGCCGAGCCGAACAGGGTCTCCACCACCGCTGGGCCCAGCACCGCCACCCGGGCCCGCGTGCGCATGTCCTCGTCGGTGAAGAACGCTCCCCGGACCACGTAGTGGTTGCGCACCTCCTGGTACGACGGGGTGACGCCGATCACCTGGGTGGCGGTGTTGGCGGACGCGGCCACCACCTGGGCGGTGCGGCCGAACTCTGCGGTCACGTCCTCCACCTGGGGGACCTGTTCCCGCACGGCCAGGGCGTCCTCCCAGGTGAGGGTCTGGCCGGCCCCCAGACCCAGCTGCACCCCGCCCAAGCCCACGCTGCCCGGGAACACGACCAGCAGGTTGCTGCCCAGCGCCTGCACCTGTCGGGCCACCGCGGCGCGGGCACCCGTCCCCAGGGCCAGCATGGCCACCACCGCGGCCACCCCGATGATGACCCCCAGGGCCGTCAGGGCGCTGCGGAGGGCATTGGCCCGGATCGCCCGCAGGGCCACCTTCACGATGGCGGCGACCATGCCACGTCCTCCCGCCGCCGGCGCCGGTCGCGCACCGGCTCATCGCCCACGACCCTCCCGTCCCGGAAAGACACCACCCGCTGGGCGTAGCGGGCCACCTCGGGGTCGTGGGTGACCAGGACGATGGTCTGCCCGCGCTCGTGCAGCTCCTGCAGCAGGCCCATGATCTCCTCCCCGGTGCGGCTGTCCAGGTTGCCGGTGGGCTCGTCGGCCAGGATCACCTGCGGCCGGGTCACCAGGGCGCGGGCGATGGCCACCCGCTGCTGCTCTCCGCCTGACAGCTGGGAGGGCAGGTGGTGCATGCGGGCTTCCAGTCCCACCGCCCGCAGGGCCTGCTCGGCCAGCGCCCGCCGGTTCGGCGCCCGGGCGTAGATCAGGGGCATCTCCACGTTCTCCAGGGCGGAGGTGCGGGGCAGCAGGTTGTAGGTCTGAAAGACAAAGCCGATCGTGCGGTTGCGCAGGCGCGCGAGCTGCGCGTCGGTGAGCCCCCGGGTGTCCTGGCCGTCCAGCAGGTAGACGCCGGCGCTGGGCCGGTCCAGCAGGCCCAGGATGTGCAGGAAGGTGGACTTGCCCGACCCGGACGGCCCCATCACCGCCACGAACTCGCCCGCCCGCACCTCCAGGGAGATCCCCCGCAGGGCGTGCACCTCCACGCTGTCCATCCGGTACGTCTTGTGGACATCCCGCAGGACCAGCAGGCTCACCGCCGGCTCCCTCCCGGGGCCTGCCGCGGACCGAACTGCGGGGTGAACGGCGACCGCCCCTGCACCTCGGGGGACT
This genomic interval from Armatimonadota bacterium contains the following:
- a CDS encoding isoprenylcysteine carboxylmethyltransferase family protein translates to MNGAPWWRGSRGEWWVVAQGVLLVSLAAAPPLGPRLVPRAPWAVAAAFLLAAGGVVFLVAGARALGRSLSPLPVPRPGARLVRHGIYRKVRHPIYTGVILLAGGWAVYRGSALHLTLALAVAAFFGAKASREERWLARHYAEYDDYRRATRRFLPWLC
- a CDS encoding MBL fold metallo-hydrolase — its product is MAIDLHETEVRPSVVVYTAGGDGMATAYGANAVALIGADAVLVVDPLISPALGRQIAEAVRERTAAPVRFVAFTHHHTDHTWGAAAFPGAAVLAHRACRERMAEEHPALLSSRRADPTLAPLFADASPVLPQVVYDEGLVVHLGGLEVELWHPGWGHTPGDTFLFLPDERVAICGDLVFAGYHVNYEHASLPGLRQGLRALAALDADVFIPGHGAPGGAELLDAQARYHDEVERVVREGVAEGLDDDALVERIAGRFPDHRLRMVLPTTVRRLREHVQPAR
- a CDS encoding trypsin-like peptidase domain-containing protein — encoded protein: MRIVPLAFTDDAHQPSPGRQVDDGEALDAYSRAVVAAVELVGPAVVSVGMARRAPDPWRRRGLPEMRGAGSGVLIAPDGYILTNSHVVRGADRIEVRLPDGQEMIAELVGDDPHTDLAVVRVPGTGLPCAELGDSSALRVGQLVIAIGNPLGFQATVTTGVVSALGRTLRAQTGRLIENVIQTDAALNPGSSGGPLVDFRGRVVGINTAIILGSQGICFAIPSNTARWVAGQLIRDGRVRRSYLGVAGQAVRLPPGAGGPAPAAAVRVVEVQPGTAAEAAGLRPGDVILRAGQTPTASPDDLQRILGRHPVGQSLELEILRDGRRLSVVAVPTELPDDL
- a CDS encoding ABC transporter permease, coding for MEARRDSDGSEIGTWRHEVRAVFAVWLREVIRFTAERVRLVGALGQPLIYLVVMGTGVGATFRAAAAPAGFDYRTFIFPGVLGMTVLFTALFSAVSVIWDREFGFLKEILVAPVSRASIVLGKALGGATVAWVQGTLLLALTPLVGIQVAPGQLVRLWVVMFVMAFALTSLGLAIAARMSSMEGFQVVMNFLVVPMWLLSGAFFPLRGVPGWMATLMRVNPLTYGVDALRGVLYEGSALAAALVAHPYAADLTVVAGVAAVTCVAALAAFRPAEA
- a CDS encoding LysM peptidoglycan-binding domain-containing M23 family metallopeptidase, which produces MRSYRAGLAVAASALVILLAPAGLRAQPASPPAVYLITVVVRPGDTLWSIARRYGVTVEAIVRANGLSDPHRIYVGQRLAIPVPARLPPDRGTAPADFVWPLRGEVLSGFGARGGARHDGVDIAGEHGAPVVAARAGRVAHAGWYYAYGLTVIVDHGDGLQTLYGHLSSLLVRAGDAVRAGQPIARVGCTGRCSGSHLHFEIRVRGRAVDPSPYLAGRPPVPGPAATSASSRSGPAGGRSEGPTTVESVVVEGDTVVRTVDTFRGGRLVARREEVVTAWGGLRRRVVREYRVEGGVPVLVSERVAVEEEQRD
- a CDS encoding PBP1A family penicillin-binding protein, which produces MTIPGSVVHTRRWRLPPLPPRRRRLILAAAALVAVVAAAGSGLLVGVILGLVRHLPDISPIYTPPGEATRVYARNGELIASLYRENRVVLPLGEIPLTLRRAVIAIEDERFYSHPGVDIRGTVRAVWRNLLAREIVEGGSTITQQLARSLFLTRRRALSRKLAEMVLAVEIERRLTKDEILERYLNEVYFGHGAYGVQMAARIYFGKPAGDLTLAESAFLAGLIRAPSAYDPFRDPVPARRRQSLVLQRMAALGYITRQQAAAAAAERLRLQPEGNAGLVGVRAPYFISYILPQLLERYGEETVYTGGLRVYTTLDPALQAEAERAVRRGIEAARTAQLNVTQGALVALDPQTGHILAMIGGYDFAHSQFNRAWQARRQPGSAFKPFVYLAALMQGMPPTTIIVDEPIEYDTPQGIWKPKNYTEEFAGPVRMRQALERSINIPAIRTLEQVGPVRVARLAQKMGIRSPLRPDLSLALGSSEVTPLELTSAYGVLAALGVRAEPLAILRVEDRLGQVLEEHAPRRELVVPPEYAYVMTDILKGVILRGTGRGAALGRPLAGKTGTTDDYRNAWFIGYTPYLVTSVWVGNDDNSPMVKVVGATVPARIWRAFMQAAVGRYPPDDWPEPPGVVTVTVCGTSGLRATSSCDDPRREAFIRGTEPTDYMTAQPSETRLARQWTRQQAAAPPPPPSPPPAEEVSPAPPEASAATPAPSPPPQSPGTGAAPAVRPRLVLLAPRDREVVRSPFTIEGRTEPGAVVYVTVQYASGATPVSVADMVRAGDDGRFSYTFGPADVVPGVRYIVTITVVFADGQQMSGSFTVVEASGPAGDGLR
- a CDS encoding ATP-binding cassette domain-containing protein; protein product: MAIIYVEDLVKRFGPVTAVAGVTFAVEEGEIFGFLGPNGAGKTTTIRILATLARPTAGRAVLNGYDVVRQPQQVRRSIGIVFQDPSLDNRLTAEQNLRFHAMLYGVPPAVAARRIDEVLAMVDLADRRRALVATFSGGMKRRLEIARGLLHHPRVLFLDEPTLGLDPQTRARIWEYVRDLRRREGVTVFMTTHYMDEAEHCDRIGIIDHGGVVALDTPEALKARVGGDVITLTAPDPPALAAALRERFGTDARVTDGKVILERSDGASFVPEVVRAFPRWVEAVTVQRPTLEDVFLKLTGHAIRDEEASPVDRMRLHARVWRRS